Within Phycisphaerae bacterium, the genomic segment ACTCGCCCGAGCGGGGACAAATAGAAAACCAGTTGTCAGTCTTCAGTAATCAGTTGTCAGTCGGACCGAGCGAGGCGCCTCTCTCGGCTCCCATCCAGCAGACTACCCAACTAATAGACTAACAGACCAATCCCCTATTCCGGCTTCGCCGCTCGCCAACCGTCCTTGAGCATCTTGCTCAGCTTGACCACGAGTTCCTTGTTCTCAGGAAGCCTCGCCAGGTTCAAGTTCTCGTCCGGGTCGACTTGGTGGTCGTACAGTTCGACGCCGACCGGCTCCTGGCCCGGCTCGACCCACTCGGTGTAGCGGTAGCGGTCGGTCCGGAGCGAGTAACCCATGACTTTCTGCCGCGGGTATTGGCTGAAGGCGGCCTTCTTCCACGGGCGATCGGGATCGTTCATCACCGGCACAAGGCTGGTTCCCTCCAAGCCCGCGGGCAGGGGCAGCCCCGCCAGTTCGCACAGCGTGGGATAGATGTCCACGAACTCTGACAGGGCGGCGGTCGTCTTGCCGGCCGTCTTCTGCTTCGGCGCGGAGATAATCATCGCCACGCGCGTGGCCACCTCGAAGTTGCTGTGCTTGCACCACATGCCGTGCTCGCCGAGGTGCCAGCCATGATCGCCCCACAGCACAACAATCGTTTTGTCGCGCAGCCCGAGCCGCTCGAGTTCATCGAGCACCCGCCCGATCTGAGCATCCGTGAAGCTGCTGGCCGCCTGGTAGGCGCGTACCAGTTCGCGAGCTTTTGACTCCGACACCGGCCCGACCTTGGGCATATCGCTGTAGGAACGCAGCTCGCCGAAATCATGGAGCGCCACATGTGGCACGTCCTTCGGAGGGAAAGGGTTGGCCGCCAACCGGATACCCGCGGCCGGGTACAGGTCGAAGTACTTCGCGGGGGCGATGAACGGCAGATGCGGCTTGTAGAAGCCCACGGCCAGGAAGAAAGTCTTGTCCTTGATCTGACGCAGCGCTTCGATAGCTTTGTCCGCAACCATTCCGTCAGCCAGTTCGTTGTCCGCGACGTCGGGATCCTCCCAGGCCGGACCACGGACTCGTTCCCCGCTTCGCTTGATCTTCAGGACGGTTCCCGTCTTTTCGTCTCGCCGGACGACTTCTTCTTTGTATAGCTTGCCCTCCGCTTTCAGACGTGACCGTGTCTCTTCGATGGCCCTGAGCGATTCCGGCTTGTGATAGCCTTGCCCCTTTGGAAACCACGACGGCACGCTCCAGGACTGCGGGTCGTCGAGGCCGCCGTGGTAGATTTTGCCCATCGACTGCGTGTGGTATCCCTGCTGCTTGAAGTACTGCGGGAGCGCGACCACGTCGGGCAGATGGATTCGGAAATGCGTTTGCAGGTCGTACACCTTGGTCGTGTCCGGCCGTCGCCCGGTCAACAGCGAGGTCCGCGAGGGGCTGCACACCGCCTGCTGACAGTAGGCCCGCGTGAACACAGTGCCGCTGCGAGCCAGCTTGTCGATATTCGGTGAATGAATGTGCTTAACCCCGTAGCAGGCAAGATCGGGGCGAAGATCATCTACCGCAATAAAAAGCACGTTGGGGCGCTCGCTTGCCTTGGCCTGTGCCCGGCTCAACGGAGTAGCGGTCATCCCAACCAGGATCACGGTACAGATAGTGTGAAATCCGGTTGACGAAACGGTCCTACGCATTTGGCACTCCTTATGACCGGTGTATATGCAGTTTGATTGGTCTGGTGGAGCAATGTACCATGCGGCGCGGCGGTAAGCCACACTTATCCGCGCCGCTCGCAAAGCAGTCGGCACAGTTGCCCGCTTGTGGGAGGTTTACAATGAAGCTGGTCGGGCCTGCTTCAGTGACGCTATTGAAACTGGCATTGACAATGGCCCTTCCCGGCTGCAGCCAAGGTCCGGGGGACCTGACGCTGACGAATGCGACCGAGCCCCCGGTCATACCTGTCGGCCTGGACGCTTTCCGCATGTGGGACCGCTGGGCATATCT encodes:
- a CDS encoding sulfatase; its protein translation is MRRTVSSTGFHTICTVILVGMTATPLSRAQAKASERPNVLFIAVDDLRPDLACYGVKHIHSPNIDKLARSGTVFTRAYCQQAVCSPSRTSLLTGRRPDTTKVYDLQTHFRIHLPDVVALPQYFKQQGYHTQSMGKIYHGGLDDPQSWSVPSWFPKGQGYHKPESLRAIEETRSRLKAEGKLYKEEVVRRDEKTGTVLKIKRSGERVRGPAWEDPDVADNELADGMVADKAIEALRQIKDKTFFLAVGFYKPHLPFIAPAKYFDLYPAAGIRLAANPFPPKDVPHVALHDFGELRSYSDMPKVGPVSESKARELVRAYQAASSFTDAQIGRVLDELERLGLRDKTIVVLWGDHGWHLGEHGMWCKHSNFEVATRVAMIISAPKQKTAGKTTAALSEFVDIYPTLCELAGLPLPAGLEGTSLVPVMNDPDRPWKKAAFSQYPRQKVMGYSLRTDRYRYTEWVEPGQEPVGVELYDHQVDPDENLNLARLPENKELVVKLSKMLKDGWRAAKPE